In Leisingera sp. NJS204, the following are encoded in one genomic region:
- the purD gene encoding phosphoribosylamine--glycine ligase produces MNILILGSGGREHSLAWAVMQNPKCDKLIVAPGNAGIAQIADCASFDTEDGGAVAGFAEENAIDFVIIGPEAPLAAGVADRLREAGLLVFGPSEAAAKLEASKSFTKEVCDAANAPTAGYGHFTEAEAAKAHVREHGAPTVVKADGLAAGKGVIIAMTEDEAIAAIDDMFGGAFGGAGAEVVIEEFMEGEEASLFVLVDGEDVLAIGSAQDHKRVGEGDTGPNTGGMGAYSPAPVLSAEVEARAMEDIVKPTMRVMAERGMPYQGVLYAGLMIQDGQPRLVEYNVRFGDPECQVLMMRLGAQALDLMHAAAEGRLAEAQVNWGDDHAITVVMAAEGYPGSYQKRSEIKGLKALPEDSSNMVFHAGTKAENGKVLAAGGRVLNVTARGETLQEARDRAYAMVDGVDWPQGFFRRDIGWRALD; encoded by the coding sequence ATGAACATCCTTATCCTTGGCAGCGGCGGGCGCGAACACAGCTTGGCCTGGGCGGTGATGCAGAACCCGAAATGCGACAAGCTGATCGTGGCGCCGGGCAACGCAGGGATCGCGCAGATCGCCGATTGCGCGTCGTTTGATACCGAGGATGGCGGTGCCGTAGCCGGTTTTGCCGAGGAAAACGCCATTGATTTCGTGATTATCGGCCCCGAAGCGCCGCTGGCTGCAGGGGTGGCTGACCGCCTGCGCGAGGCAGGTCTCTTGGTGTTCGGCCCGTCTGAGGCGGCGGCGAAGCTGGAAGCCTCCAAAAGCTTTACCAAGGAAGTCTGCGACGCAGCGAATGCGCCCACCGCTGGCTATGGCCATTTCACCGAGGCAGAGGCTGCCAAGGCGCATGTGCGCGAACACGGCGCACCCACTGTGGTCAAGGCCGACGGGCTGGCCGCCGGCAAAGGCGTGATCATCGCAATGACCGAGGACGAAGCCATCGCCGCCATCGACGACATGTTCGGCGGCGCCTTTGGCGGGGCCGGCGCCGAGGTGGTGATCGAGGAGTTCATGGAAGGCGAAGAGGCGTCCTTGTTTGTGCTGGTGGACGGTGAGGACGTACTGGCGATCGGTTCGGCCCAGGATCACAAGCGCGTGGGTGAAGGCGACACCGGCCCCAACACCGGCGGCATGGGCGCCTACTCCCCCGCCCCGGTTCTGTCCGCTGAAGTCGAAGCCCGCGCGATGGAAGACATCGTCAAGCCCACCATGCGGGTGATGGCCGAGCGCGGCATGCCTTATCAGGGCGTGCTTTATGCCGGTCTGATGATCCAGGACGGGCAGCCCCGGCTGGTGGAATACAACGTCCGCTTTGGCGATCCGGAATGCCAGGTGCTGATGATGCGCCTGGGCGCGCAGGCGCTGGACCTGATGCACGCCGCGGCTGAGGGCCGCCTGGCTGAGGCGCAGGTGAACTGGGGCGACGACCATGCGATCACGGTGGTAATGGCCGCTGAGGGCTATCCCGGATCTTACCAAAAAAGGTCGGAAATCAAGGGGCTGAAGGCCCTGCCCGAGGACAGCAGCAACATGGTCTTTCACGCCGGTACCAAGGCAGAAAACGGCAAGGTGCTGGCAGCCGGCGGCCGGGTTTTGAACGTGACCGCCCGCGGTGAAACCCTGCAGGAGGCCCGCGACCGCGCCTATGCGATGGTTGACGGGGTTGATTGGCCGCAAGGGTTCTTCCGCCGCGACATCGGCTGGCGCGCGCTGGACTGA
- a CDS encoding N-acetyltransferase, whose protein sequence is MPALTRRSFAYIDGRIDQPSSMHRLTVDLRKDLYLVGSKIRAARSLHAACIFLISKTDRLYLGKLAADPARHGSGRARQIEDLAAKRVRDPGLPALELLTRVELVENHRSFDRLGFFKTAEGAYPGCSRVTGITMRLAL, encoded by the coding sequence GTGCCGGCCCTGACCCGGCGCAGCTTTGCCTATATCGACGGGCGCATTGATCAGCCATCTTCCATGCACCGGCTGACGGTGGATCTAAGGAAGGATCTCTATCTGGTCGGCAGCAAGATCCGGGCCGCCAGAAGCCTGCATGCGGCTTGCATATTCCTGATATCAAAGACGGACCGCCTGTATCTGGGCAAATTGGCAGCCGATCCGGCCCGACACGGATCGGGCCGGGCAAGGCAGATAGAGGACCTGGCGGCAAAGCGAGTCAGGGATCCCGGCCTGCCGGCGCTTGAGTTGCTAACGAGGGTCGAACTTGTGGAAAATCACCGCAGCTTCGACCGGCTGGGATTTTTCAAGACCGCAGAAGGCGCTTATCCCGGCTGCAGCAGGGTGACCGGCATCACCATGCGCCTAGCGCTATAG
- a CDS encoding lysoplasmalogenase, with product MQVAAAGAALCAAGYLGLTAQPPGILRSLAKTAAVALLALGAGLAGAPLLLVLALGLCALGDLFLSRDGESAFMAGVGAFAAGHLAYAALFLTRPDSDPSGLLHMPAALIAAGLLVLGLIMTQVLAPRAGALKGPVLAYIPIILGMGAAALTLPFGTWVFAAACAFMLSDMILAAETFVLSAEHPLRRITPYAVWVLYWGAQAGFLAAFS from the coding sequence ATGCAAGTGGCGGCGGCAGGGGCAGCGCTCTGCGCCGCCGGGTATTTGGGTCTGACCGCGCAGCCGCCCGGTATTCTGCGCAGCCTGGCAAAGACCGCAGCGGTTGCGCTTCTGGCGCTTGGCGCCGGGCTGGCAGGGGCACCGCTGCTGCTGGTGCTGGCGCTTGGTCTTTGCGCGCTGGGGGATCTTTTTCTGTCGCGCGACGGCGAAAGCGCCTTCATGGCGGGCGTGGGGGCCTTTGCCGCAGGGCATCTGGCTTATGCGGCGCTGTTCCTGACCCGTCCGGACAGTGATCCATCCGGTCTCCTGCACATGCCGGCTGCGCTGATCGCTGCCGGGTTGCTGGTGCTTGGCCTGATCATGACGCAGGTTCTGGCACCGCGGGCGGGCGCGCTGAAGGGGCCGGTACTGGCCTATATCCCGATCATCCTGGGCATGGGTGCCGCGGCGCTGACGCTTCCGTTTGGCACCTGGGTCTTTGCCGCGGCTTGTGCCTTCATGCTGTCGGACATGATCCTGGCGGCGGAAACCTTTGTCCTGAGCGCAGAGCACCCGCTGCGGCGGATCACGCCATATGCGGTCTGGGTGCTGTATTGGGGGGCGCAAGCCGGGTTTCTGGCTGCATTTTCCTGA
- a CDS encoding DUF1217 domain-containing protein, whose product MSFTPYVLGTGISGWTFLQRTRDQQQEIYEKSPVIDRTVQDFNQKITGIQTADELLDDYNLLTVTLGAFGLDEDIGNRAFIKKVLESDVSDSGSFVNRLNDVRYQALAETFGFNSPDGPTLPTAKAGAEFASVASPDDLLANGTLLRKALGNVGLEGLENNQFFLQKVLESDLEDPDSFVNKLSNPKYTEFAQQFSFNKPPVYDNSIQALVGEFNEHTDGLASADELLEDENLLQAVIETFDLERTSPDFLRRVLNSDTTDPDSFVNQLEDTRYLAVSEAFGFGWPDINEMTDPDELLSNPEVLEHALDTFGLFGRDEAELRQILESDLSDPNSYVNQPENAAYYDFADAFQNGWPDHVSKMQVFSDDITDKLGTFSDPRELVFDISLFNATLDIFGQSKRSLDFDTVIRAFESDLSSSTSYANLHYDTGLKAMAHAFSFNGGETGREYPEGFAEQLSELYTTRQFEIEIGESDQNMRLALAFERELQTVADAGGSENAHWYGIIGSPPLKTIFESALALPSGFGQLDVDRQVEEMKERSFAAFGTTHPADFLEAGKLDEFRNRFLMLADLNAPFNSGISDPILSLF is encoded by the coding sequence GTGAGCTTTACACCATATGTGTTGGGCACCGGTATCAGCGGGTGGACCTTCCTGCAGCGGACCCGCGACCAGCAGCAGGAAATTTATGAGAAGTCGCCGGTCATCGATCGGACGGTGCAGGACTTCAATCAAAAAATCACCGGGATTCAGACTGCGGACGAGTTGCTGGATGACTACAACCTGCTGACCGTGACACTGGGCGCCTTTGGTCTGGACGAGGATATCGGCAACAGAGCATTCATCAAGAAAGTGCTCGAATCCGATGTCAGCGACTCGGGCTCTTTTGTGAACCGGCTCAACGACGTCCGGTATCAGGCGCTGGCGGAAACCTTTGGCTTCAACAGTCCGGATGGCCCGACGCTTCCCACCGCCAAGGCGGGCGCTGAATTTGCCAGTGTCGCCTCGCCGGATGATTTGCTGGCAAACGGCACCCTATTGCGCAAGGCGCTCGGCAATGTTGGCCTTGAAGGCCTCGAAAATAATCAGTTCTTTCTGCAGAAAGTTCTGGAATCCGACTTGGAAGACCCGGACTCCTTTGTCAACAAGCTGAGCAATCCCAAATATACCGAGTTTGCCCAGCAATTCAGTTTCAACAAGCCGCCGGTGTATGACAACAGCATTCAGGCGCTGGTCGGGGAGTTCAACGAACATACCGACGGCCTGGCAAGCGCGGATGAGCTGCTGGAGGATGAGAACCTTCTGCAAGCTGTCATCGAGACCTTTGATCTGGAACGCACCAGCCCCGATTTCCTGCGCCGGGTTCTGAATTCAGATACCACCGATCCAGATTCCTTTGTGAACCAGCTGGAGGACACTAGGTATCTTGCGGTCTCAGAGGCCTTTGGGTTCGGCTGGCCGGATATCAATGAAATGACCGATCCGGATGAGCTGTTGTCAAACCCTGAGGTTCTGGAGCATGCGCTGGATACATTCGGCCTTTTTGGCAGGGACGAGGCTGAGCTGCGCCAGATTCTGGAATCCGATTTGTCAGACCCGAACTCCTATGTGAACCAGCCGGAAAATGCTGCCTACTATGACTTTGCTGACGCGTTCCAGAACGGCTGGCCGGATCATGTCAGCAAGATGCAGGTGTTTTCCGATGACATCACGGACAAGCTGGGCACCTTCTCCGACCCAAGGGAGCTGGTCTTTGATATAAGCTTGTTTAATGCGACGCTGGATATCTTCGGCCAGAGCAAACGGAGCCTGGATTTTGACACCGTGATCCGTGCCTTTGAATCTGACCTGTCGTCCAGCACGTCATATGCAAACTTGCATTACGACACCGGCCTGAAGGCCATGGCTCATGCGTTTTCCTTCAATGGGGGGGAAACCGGCCGGGAGTATCCTGAAGGCTTTGCCGAGCAACTTTCCGAGCTTTACACCACCCGCCAGTTTGAAATTGAGATCGGTGAGAGCGATCAGAACATGCGCCTGGCGCTGGCCTTTGAGCGCGAGCTGCAAACCGTTGCTGATGCAGGCGGCAGCGAAAACGCCCATTGGTACGGCATTATCGGTTCGCCGCCGCTGAAAACGATTTTTGAAAGCGCGCTGGCGCTGCCATCAGGTTTCGGCCAGCTGGATGTTGACAGGCAGGTGGAGGAGATGAAGGAGCGCTCGTTTGCTGCTTTTGGAACCACCCATCCTGCAGATTTTCTCGAAGCCGGGAAACTGGATGAATTCCGCAACAGGTTCTTGATGCTGGCAGATCTCAACGCGCCTTTCAACAGCGGGATCAGCGATCCGATTCTGTCGCTCTTCTGA
- the ftsY gene encoding signal recognition particle-docking protein FtsY produces MAFFSKLKERLFKSSSKLEQGLDAIVEEGAEDSAAEALEALTDTPAVTPEQPAPAPVPHPAPQQPEPEPQPAPEPAPQPAAAPEPAPAADPEPQKKSPGLLGRLMGRSAVAEPRRALDDGMLEQLEELLIAADMGVDTALRVTANLAEGRMGKKVSSREIKELLAQEVARIMEPVAKPLPIYAKRPQVVLVVGVNGSGKTTTIGKLASQFKGAGKKVVIAAGDTFRAAAVEQLQVWGDRAGVPVLTAPEGSDPASLAFDAMTRAQEDGADLLMIDTAGRLQNRADLMEELSKIVRVIRKKDETAPHNTLLVLDATTGQNALSQVGTFQKLADVSGLVMTKLDGTAKGGVLVALADKFGLPIHAIGVGEQIDDLAPFDPGEFAAALTGLEKS; encoded by the coding sequence ATGGCGTTTTTCTCAAAGCTCAAGGAGCGGCTGTTCAAATCCTCCTCCAAGCTCGAGCAGGGGCTCGATGCGATTGTCGAGGAGGGGGCGGAGGACAGTGCAGCCGAGGCGCTGGAAGCACTGACAGACACACCGGCTGTCACGCCTGAACAGCCCGCCCCGGCGCCTGTGCCGCATCCGGCGCCGCAACAACCGGAACCTGAGCCGCAACCGGCGCCTGAGCCCGCTCCGCAGCCTGCCGCCGCACCTGAACCGGCACCCGCAGCGGACCCTGAGCCACAGAAAAAGTCCCCGGGCCTTCTGGGCCGTCTTATGGGCCGCAGTGCTGTTGCCGAACCGCGCCGGGCGCTGGATGACGGCATGCTGGAGCAGCTGGAAGAGCTGCTGATTGCTGCTGACATGGGGGTGGATACGGCACTGCGCGTGACCGCTAACCTGGCCGAGGGGCGGATGGGCAAGAAGGTGTCCTCCCGCGAGATCAAGGAACTGCTGGCGCAGGAAGTTGCGCGCATCATGGAGCCGGTGGCCAAACCGCTGCCGATCTATGCAAAGCGCCCGCAGGTGGTGCTGGTGGTCGGGGTCAACGGCTCCGGCAAGACGACCACCATCGGCAAGCTGGCCAGCCAGTTCAAAGGTGCCGGCAAGAAGGTGGTGATTGCCGCAGGCGACACATTCCGCGCCGCGGCGGTGGAACAATTGCAGGTCTGGGGCGACCGTGCGGGCGTGCCGGTGCTGACAGCACCCGAAGGCTCCGACCCGGCCTCGCTGGCGTTTGATGCGATGACACGCGCGCAGGAAGACGGCGCAGACCTCCTGATGATCGACACCGCCGGCCGGCTGCAGAACCGGGCCGATCTGATGGAAGAGCTGTCGAAAATTGTCCGGGTGATCCGCAAGAAGGATGAAACAGCACCGCATAACACCCTGCTGGTGCTGGATGCGACCACTGGCCAGAACGCGCTGAGCCAGGTGGGTACCTTCCAGAAACTGGCGGATGTCTCAGGCCTGGTGATGACCAAGCTGGACGGCACCGCCAAGGGCGGCGTGCTGGTGGCGCTGGCGGACAAGTTCGGCCTGCCGATCCACGCCATCGGTGTGGGTGAGCAGATCGACGACCTCGCCCCCTTCGATCCCGGGGAGTTCGCCGCCGCTCTGACCGGTTTGGAAAAGTCCTGA
- a CDS encoding 2Fe-2S iron-sulfur cluster-binding protein: MAKITYIEHNGTSHVVDVANGLTVMEGARDNNIPGIEADCGGACACSTCHVYIAPDWVEKLPAKDDMEEDMLDFAYEPDPARSRLTCQIKVSDALEGLVVHMPEKQI; the protein is encoded by the coding sequence ATGGCAAAGATCACTTACATCGAGCACAACGGCACCAGCCATGTGGTGGACGTCGCCAACGGGCTGACGGTGATGGAAGGCGCGCGCGACAACAATATTCCGGGCATCGAGGCCGATTGCGGCGGCGCCTGCGCCTGCTCGACCTGCCACGTGTACATTGCGCCGGACTGGGTTGAGAAGCTGCCCGCCAAGGACGACATGGAAGAGGATATGCTGGATTTCGCCTATGAGCCGGATCCCGCCCGCTCGCGCCTGACTTGCCAGATCAAGGTGAGCGATGCGCTGGAAGGGCTGGTGGTGCATATGCCTGAAAAGCAGATCTGA
- a CDS encoding peptidoglycan-binding domain-containing protein gives MTPNIFETSRRFWPGLLLALLAACVQPPPGGDVSRAGRYAPPGAPPDTCWSTHTSPAVVETIISQVLAQPAQTNSSGQVIRSAVFRTETRQQIVQPRQKRWIEIPCPAMMTPGFIRSIQRALAVRGVYRGPVHGQMDAATRKAVQRYQAPLGLDSGTLTLTSARKLGLVAVAG, from the coding sequence ATGACGCCGAACATATTCGAAACCAGCCGCCGGTTCTGGCCCGGGCTGCTGCTGGCGCTGCTGGCGGCCTGCGTCCAGCCGCCGCCCGGCGGCGATGTCTCCCGCGCCGGCCGCTATGCCCCGCCCGGCGCGCCGCCCGATACCTGCTGGAGCACGCACACTTCCCCCGCCGTCGTTGAAACCATCATCAGCCAGGTGCTGGCACAGCCGGCGCAAACCAACAGCAGCGGCCAGGTCATCCGCTCCGCCGTCTTCCGCACCGAGACCCGCCAGCAGATCGTGCAGCCGCGGCAGAAGCGCTGGATAGAAATCCCCTGCCCCGCCATGATGACGCCCGGCTTTATCCGGTCCATCCAGCGCGCCCTGGCCGTCCGCGGGGTTTACCGCGGCCCCGTTCACGGACAGATGGACGCCGCCACCCGCAAGGCTGTGCAACGCTATCAGGCACCACTGGGTCTGGACAGCGGCACCCTGACACTCACCTCCGCCCGCAAGCTGGGACTGGTGGCCGTGGCGGGCTGA
- a CDS encoding OB-fold nucleic acid binding domain-containing protein, with product MPAPAPTPASVLPPAAACAAGGHGSQPWPHPPHCLPAARLQEPPQNACITVAGLVILRQRPGTAKGVIFVTLEDETGIVNVIVWRKIYEAFRRAVISGRLLRVTGRLQRAHSVTHVIAETVEDISPMLDLLLAEQSRRDDPAFAQGPELG from the coding sequence ATGCCAGCCCCCGCCCCAACCCCTGCCTCAGTTCTCCCCCCCGCCGCAGCCTGCGCAGCAGGCGGGCACGGATCCCAGCCCTGGCCGCACCCGCCGCACTGCCTGCCTGCGGCCCGGCTGCAGGAACCGCCCCAGAACGCCTGCATCACCGTCGCCGGGCTGGTGATCCTGCGCCAGCGTCCCGGCACCGCCAAGGGCGTGATCTTTGTCACGCTTGAGGACGAGACCGGCATCGTCAACGTGATCGTCTGGCGCAAGATCTACGAGGCTTTCCGCCGCGCGGTGATCTCAGGCCGGCTCTTGCGTGTCACCGGACGGCTGCAGCGGGCACATTCCGTCACCCATGTGATAGCCGAAACGGTTGAGGATATTTCGCCGATGCTTGACCTGTTGCTGGCGGAACAAAGCCGCCGCGATGATCCCGCCTTTGCGCAAGGGCCGGAACTGGGCTAA
- the xseA gene encoding exodeoxyribonuclease VII large subunit: MSDLFDDPKPGQNAPEFTVSELSGEVKRTLEGTFGRIRVKGEVGRVFKARSGHLYYDIKDDRSVLACTTWKGQVSSLSVVPEEGLEVVVTGRLTAFGAQSKYNMNVDEVAVAGQGALMALLEKRKKQLEAEGLFAPERKAPLPYLPQIIGVVTSPSGAVIRDILHRLRDRFPRKVLVWPVAVQGQNCAGEVARAIEGFNRLTPGGALPRPDLIIVARGGGSIEDLWGFNEEIVARAAAASKIPLISAVGHETDTTLIDFVSDRRAPTPTAAAELAVPVRLELMAWAETQGARLTRAAGQAVQQRRQRLNDLARALPKPDTLLETPRQRLDRISDRLPGALISGVQRRRVYLSETAASLRPATLRQLVQGRRDRLQNLSSRLTLRPIQREITARKDALGRLAQRLDAAQSLRLDRQRQNLSAAGRQLEILSYKSTLERGYAVVRSGAGILTTKAAAAKAGPLQIEFADGMLDLEEGIADPGSLTAAAKPSGGGQGSLF; this comes from the coding sequence ATGTCCGATCTGTTTGATGATCCAAAACCGGGGCAGAACGCGCCCGAATTCACCGTCTCGGAACTCTCCGGCGAGGTGAAGCGCACGCTGGAGGGCACCTTCGGCCGCATCCGGGTCAAGGGTGAGGTGGGGCGTGTGTTCAAGGCGCGCTCCGGGCATTTGTACTACGATATCAAGGACGACCGCTCGGTGCTGGCATGCACCACCTGGAAAGGGCAGGTTTCCAGCCTGTCGGTGGTGCCCGAGGAGGGGCTGGAGGTGGTCGTCACCGGCCGGCTGACCGCATTCGGCGCCCAGTCCAAATACAACATGAATGTGGACGAAGTTGCGGTTGCGGGCCAGGGCGCGCTGATGGCGCTGCTGGAAAAGCGCAAAAAACAGCTGGAGGCAGAGGGGCTGTTTGCCCCGGAACGCAAAGCGCCGCTGCCATACCTTCCGCAGATCATCGGCGTGGTGACATCGCCGTCGGGCGCGGTGATCCGCGATATCCTGCACCGGTTGCGCGACCGTTTCCCGCGCAAGGTGCTGGTCTGGCCGGTGGCTGTCCAAGGACAGAACTGTGCAGGCGAAGTGGCCCGCGCCATCGAAGGTTTCAACCGTCTGACCCCTGGCGGCGCGCTGCCGCGGCCCGATCTGATCATTGTCGCCCGCGGCGGCGGCTCGATCGAGGATCTTTGGGGCTTCAACGAGGAGATCGTAGCGCGGGCTGCGGCGGCCTCGAAGATCCCGCTGATCTCGGCGGTGGGGCATGAGACGGATACCACGCTGATTGATTTTGTCTCCGACCGCCGGGCGCCGACGCCGACGGCGGCGGCGGAACTGGCGGTTCCTGTACGGCTGGAACTGATGGCCTGGGCCGAGACCCAGGGCGCGCGGCTCACCCGCGCCGCAGGCCAGGCGGTGCAGCAGCGGCGCCAGCGGCTGAATGATCTGGCCCGCGCGCTGCCCAAGCCCGACACGTTGCTGGAAACCCCGCGCCAGCGGCTCGACCGGATTTCCGACCGGCTGCCGGGCGCGCTGATCTCCGGTGTGCAGCGCCGCCGGGTGTATCTGAGTGAAACAGCTGCCAGCTTACGCCCCGCCACCCTGCGCCAATTGGTGCAAGGCCGCCGCGACCGGCTGCAAAACCTGTCCTCCCGCCTGACCCTGCGCCCGATCCAGCGCGAGATCACAGCCCGCAAGGACGCGCTGGGCCGTCTGGCGCAGCGGCTGGATGCGGCACAGTCGCTGCGTCTCGACCGCCAGCGCCAAAACCTCTCTGCCGCAGGCCGCCAGCTGGAGATCCTAAGCTACAAATCCACGCTGGAGCGCGGCTATGCGGTGGTGCGTTCGGGCGCCGGGATCCTCACCACCAAGGCCGCTGCGGCCAAGGCCGGCCCGTTGCAGATCGAATTTGCCGACGGCATGCTGGACCTGGAGGAGGGCATCGCGGATCCTGGTTCCCTGACCGCTGCAGCGAAACCGTCCGGCGGCGGTCAGGGCTCGCTGTTCTAG